GGCTTTGAGGATGGGTTAACTAAGACTTCTATTTTGCTATGAAATCAAATAACTCTAATGATTgactaatatttaatttagttatgTCATTGTCTCTTAGTTACGTCATAGATATACCATCAGTATATTTGTAGTTTATGGTTTTAACAATATCTTTAATGAAAAGTTTAATATATCGGTTTTTTAGAAAATGTATCTAAATTATCTCTGAGATGTATAAAAAATGTATCTGAGTTGTCTCtgatatattattatacatctcTAATACATCGTGGGATAAAGATGTAGAGGAAGAGATTAGAACTTTTAAGAGGGCTAGTAATCAGGTGTTAACAGCCAGAAGAACTGTGAAAGTTTGTTGCAACCAAACCTAATAAACCTCGTCATTCAATCCATCTACTGGAAGTAAATAAAtcgttttttatattgttacgttaaataaatataaaattatgtatCAAGTATGTTGTATAGCTGTATCTGagatatttttttcattaaatttcattaatagtATGTGACTGTCTACATATAAGATACATGTCAAAAACAGTTCAAatgcatttatttttaaatatatattaattcattagacgtgtttgacatgtttcttagatgtatttatagataaatttttaatatacaatttatacatgataaatatattcttGATATGCGTCTTCTCGTCAATGGTCGTATCTCAATGCCTTCGAGATACATTTTCGGTACATCTCCTATACATTTTCAATACATCTCGGATACATCATCAATACATATCAGAAACAACTCAAAGaatatttacatatatttttatatatatatatatatatgtgtgtgtgtgtgtgtgtgtgtgtgtgtgtgtgtgtgtgtgtgtcttttagatatattttttagatCCATCTTccatatacaattaaaatatgataaatatatccttaatatgtatcattgataaataatttatataatttatgaaGCATgcgatatattttttattttaatatatgttataaatacatttcaacTACCCGTAAGTTATATATTCAATGCGTTAAATATATAACTCAAATACAAATACtatacatattcgatacatcTTTTGTACATATCAGAAATTGTTTAGacgtatattttttattttaatatatgtattatgtGTGTATTTTGAGATGtggtattaaaattattatttgttaactTCTCtcatatgtttatttttatttataatttatgatttCAACAAATTTTTTAGCAAGAAGTTTAGTATACCGTATTATTTTTagagaatgtttttaaattgtCTTTGAGATGAACACAAATTGTATCCGAGTTGTTTCTAAAATTTCATGGATTGAACTCCAATTCGCTGATAAATTATCGATAGATCTCTGATACATTGTTGATAGTAGTGACTGTAATTTATTAGAGTTAGTAAATGAAAAGAGCCGTGAAGTAAATTGTTTCCGTTTTAAATAGTTTTTgtgatacataaataatacatattaataatataattttgagacacataaataaaatatataaataaaatatatagtatGTTTATCAATGACGATAAATTTAATGAAGGGGATAAATATTGTTATTAGTTCTTTTTTTGtatattcaattatataaagatatttatattgataaaagttgagttaaaaaaattataacttattatttttatatttcaatttatagtGGATAGTAACATATCAAAaagttattgatattatttgatgtatgaattttaattaaagcacgtgatacatatatcttttaatttaaaatatattatacatacaccttagacacacataaataatacatattaataatttatttatttatttttgttttaaaaatatgaaaaaataataatcaaatatatacttgatacatatctgatacataacagatacataaatgatacatgtttgaatagttttgaaAACCTGACGCGTGGCTGACACACAGTTctgacgcgcgtgtcagacgcgtttttgacctattctgacgcgttttcactttttttttatttttttgtgtatGCCATGTGTTGCATTCTCATTAGAaaggtattaaatgtaaaatttcagttttttaagGTGCTCATGTAATATTTCAGCAAGCTTAGCATTTTCGTTATTTTCTTCCACTTTTTGTCTAGTTTTGTAATCTTcccaaattttaataaaaaaatcttgACTTGATTAACGAATGTTAAGATTACGAATCCTCCAACTTCATAACGGTATTCTTGAATTTTTACTCTTCTCACAATTGAACCCTCAAACTTCACTTTTATTTAAGTGAATCTCAAAACTTGATTAACGAATGTTAAGATTACGAATCCCTCTCATGCTCGATTGCATgagataaaaaaacaaatactcAAAATATGTCACCCagttcttttaaattaaaactttcTACGTTATTCTGAATGTAGAAACTTGGAGGTGATAGTAAAAAAGTTAATAGACACATGCTGACGGCATAAGAGCAAATTAATTTAAGAAGCAAAAGATTaaatggcttaattacttaaaaaccacccaccttgaatttttttttcgtttataccctgacctagaaaaaaattcatttataccctgacgtatgtgtttatgtttcacctctaccctaaatttcaaaaaaaaagattatttattgaaaacaactaaatataaggattattctatacttttttctattaaaaaaaatacaaagaaatacttcatctttaaaaatgttcaaaagtaagaattatttaaaacttttttttaaatgaaaagaggttaatttagtgcctcggggtagaggtgaaatataaacacatacgtcagggtataaatgaattttttcctaggtcaggatataaacgaaaaaaaaagttcaagatgggtggtttttaagtaattaagccaagaTTAAATAGTGCATGGACATAATTTAGAACCTCCATCAATCTGAAGCTGCGTGAAATTACTTTTAAGATTGGCATTGCAGATATATTTACATTTAACTTTACAGCACAAGCAAGCACCAGCGCTACCTTTAATTCCTTGCgtaaagataaaagaaagaagcAGAGCTTCTCAACCACAACAGAGACTGGAATTTGAGCCGCTTGCGATACATGTAATACATTTAACCCCTCACCTCACCCACTGTACAATTACTCTCACAATGAATATACAACAATGCCCGGGAACGCCTGTTCCTTCATAATGCCGCTCCTGTTAAACGTGTTCATCTCTGCATCATTCTGCCTTTCTTCCTCCGTAAATAAAATGAAACGTAGAGCACTGAGGCAGAAGGCAGTTGAGCCGTCCAACAGATGGTTGTGGATCTCAAAGTGCACAAATTAAAATCCAGAGTTCACTCGCTCTACCTCTGTTCTTCCAAAGGTTCCCCAGAACACAAGTCCTGGCTCATCTGCTTCTCCTTAGGCAAGCAATCAACAGGAATATAAAAATATCCTTTAGGTAACTTCTGATTCTTCATAGATGCTTGATCTGATGTCATCACTAACTCTTTCTCAAAGGTTTCAAAATGCTGTAAATTTATATATCTAGCGAGAATGAGCAAACATGCACAATCTAGAACAAAAATAAGGAATAATGCAAAGCACACCTTTCTTGTTATAGAGCTCCATTCTCCATCATCCAAAGGATTGCGCAAAGCAAGGGAAGCTCTGTGAGGAATTTGCTTTCCAGCAAATGTTGTCCTCTCCATAGGTTTCCGATTAAACAGGCTTTGCGATGTGGAGCTATCATCTGTCTTTTGATCAGTGTCCATGGTGACTTTAACTCTGTGCAGAACAGAAATATTGCTGTCTACTGTTACGTCATCTGATCTTTGCATTGCATCACTACATGATCTATAACCTTCTATATTGCCTTTAAGGGATGTTGTAGCTGATTCAGAACTGATGTCTGGATGGAAAAAAGGATTATGGGCAAGCACAGAACGAGCAACATGGTCTCTTTTGCAACTAAGAATGCTATGAGAGCAAAGGACCAAATCCCGCTGCAAGAATCCATATAAAAACAATTGCTTTTGTGATACATGCTCATTGGAATTAAAATCTTATCTATAGATAGAACAATGTGTTAAAATAAAAGATGCTGCCCCATTAGAGATCTAAAAATACACTTTTTTTACAAATGATAATCTATAAGGGAAAACGGTTGGCTCaaacagtaaaaaaatgaattacGCTTTAACAAGCCCATTTTTGAAGTAAAGGGAACAGCGGATAGAAGAAAAAGATTCCCAAATAGAAGGAGCTTCGCTGCTACCATCAGGCTTCAATATAAAGATAAAAGTAGAAAATTCAGAAAAGAAAACACAGTGCAAGCGCCTGTTTGGTAATTATAATCTGAGGTTGCAGAAGAATATCTCAAATGCCAACAGATCATATTAAGACAATAACCAAGGGAGAAAACACTCATCAATCAAAtaaagaattatttaaatgtcTCCTTTTTAGGACCTAGAACAAATAGCAAGGAGTATATGCAAAGGCCAGTGCATTCAAAAAATACTAATTCGCTACAGCATGTAAGCTGAGCACCAAACTAATTAACTAAAACTACTATTACAATAAgtaattaatttagaaaaaatacctTTATCTTTTCACGTTTAATGATTCTCTCACAAAGAAGACGAAGCCTCTCCAACTCAACCTGTAAGAATGCAAATTAAATTACTACACATTCTGACAAGCAAGTAGAAGATGAATGTTTCATGTTCATCAAGATTAAAACAGTATATCataagaatatataaacattgACAAGTACTCTGGACATCAGAATGGAAGTACACCCATACCCTGATTTGCTTCATGCTCCTTAACTCATCAGCTCCATGCTTTTGAGTTTCAGCCTGATAACAAGCCAAAAAAATCTCAGTATAAGAATTTTGTTAATGAAGCACGGAACATTTTGAGTGCTTAAATGAAGCCCAGACCTTTGTCTTCTGTTCCAACCCATGTCTTTCACAATAAGCCTTGTGCTGCAACTTTCCATTAAGAGACTTAACATTCATGTAAAAGCCTGCACTTCTAGCGCAGGAAGGATGGAACGTGGTGTGACAATGACCATAGCTACACTGCAGGGGAAATTCGTTGATTTAATAAAGTGTCATAGAGGAAAAAAGTCGCAAAGCAACCAAATTGAACAGACCTTTATGCAGACACCATGTTTGCGACGGCAAATACAGCAATGATCAATTCCTTTACCAACTGTATCCTGGATCCCATTACACAAAAAAATAGGATGTTAGACAGAGTCACTGAAACTATATTGACCCGCATGGAAAACAAATATGTAGCATTTCTCATGTAGTCAATTTAAATCCAATAACTCAAAACTATTTCATGAAACAGGTCTAAAAGCAGCTCTTTGACAAATATTAACATAAAAGTCAAGCACATACCATTCCTTCAACAGGATTCACTTGTCCCCTTCTGAATGTTGGTTCAAACACCCACTACAAGAAAAAATATGCATTAAACATCGATCCTCTTTATTGAAGATGAAGTGAAATAAAGTCAAGACAATCATAACAACCAAAATCAAGATATCCACCTCCGCACAGAAGGCATGCACCCATTGATTATCACTAGATTTTCTAAAGGCCCCGGTGGTTCCACCACATAAACCACACTCAAAATAGTTCTTTTCCCAGAAATCAAGTGAACCGGCTGAAGAGGATTTAGATGATAATAATTCATCACATAATTCACAATACCATGGACCAGTAGATTCTCTGACACTACGGTAGCAGTCCAAGTGAACAGCAACCTGACGCAGGAGCTTTGTTGAGttcaagaaaaaaaagattgtaAAAGAGAGAAAAGGATACCCATGTCTCAGTCAAGAATACCTTGCAACTGGAACAAACTAAAATAGGGTTCAGTATAGTGTCAGATCCTCTGCAAACATCACATGATCTAGGGTGCTCTTTTGAAAAATCTGAAACAGATTGAACAAATTCAGAGTACTTCTCTGAAGAATTTCTTGGAATCGCCACCCTTGATAGTGTCTCTTTCGTACGTGACAACAGCTGAGAAGAAATTCCAGCCCTCCCAttagaaatattaaatttctGCAAAGAGCAGAGAAATAATAAATATTGGATTCTGGAAAAGTATTCAAGTTGTTCTTTCAGGAAAGGCTAGAAGTAGCAAATAGAAGAAAATGCAGCATCACAAACCTCCTGATAAGAAGATTCATCGTATACGTCCTTCCTAAATGATGAAATCCTCGAAGAAGCTGCAGCAGCTGCAGTTGCAGCTGCCAGCACAGCCTGTGCCTCTTTAtgctttctttcttttcttcccTGCTTTTTTGCTTCTCTAATGTCATTTAGATACTGATTAACAAGCACTGCATCCCATTTTTGAGACCTGGTTATGTCAATCTCGTGTGGTAAACTCTTGACAACTTTACAAATTAAGTTATCTGCCAGAGTCGAAGCAAAATATATGCGTTAGAGTTCCAATTCCATTTCATAACACAAAGACAATTCAAGGGCAAGAGTTggaaaaaaaaagggaaaaacaGCAGAGCAGGAAGAAAAAATGAGACCTGTAAAGCGCTTTCTTGATATTGCATTACTGAGCAACCTATGCTGAAAGTAAATAATTTCTCCTTCTACTTCATCCACTGGAGACATTTCTTGAACACCCAATTTTTTAGCCTTAACAAACTGCTCTGGATTTACTTCATCAAATCTGCAAAGATCGTTACATTGTGGATGGCTAGTTTGGTGATCACAGCAGACACCAGTATTGGATGACGCTTCCAGACAGCAGGTTTCTCCCACCCTCAAATCTGCCACAAGAATATGCATTAAAATTGCATGTCATGGAATATCAATAACAGATAGTTTATCATGAAACTTATCTACTGTGGTATTTCTACCTTCTGACCCATAAAAAGTGTCTTCTAAAAACAAGCCACTCTGCATCTGCAACAGTTTCTTATGGATGTACGGGTGCACATATAAACTAgaattttctttgatttttctgCACCACAGAAATACAAATATTTGAGAAAGCTCCCATAAAGTTCGAAACTTTGTTGAGAGATCACATTGCAAAGCTTACTCAAGATCAGGAAGGACTATACTCATATCTGAGTCGCCATACAGGATACCAGCAGTATGCTCTAACTCGGCCTTTTCAGAACGGGTACAGCCTGAGGGACAATCTGAGCTGCCTGTACAACATACATACTTATTTCAGTATAAACAAATAGTAGTTACAtcattaaacaaacaaaaaacaaaaaagtcaatagattattattattatttttatttttttcacatGAAAGCTGCAGAAAAACAAACTACTTATTTGAAAATGTATCAATACTAGTTACATAATAAACATCAGGAATTTAAATGAGTTAAATGTAATATGATTAATAAAATTGACGGCAATCAAATCACAAATAAAGATAGCCTAGTAAATAAATGGCATCCAAATCATAGCTCTTGATTGGCACTAAATCTTATGTTAGAGAgcaataaacataaaaacaacATGCTGAATCATGTTTTAACATGACAGCTTTAAACAACAAAATATGCTAAATTACTCTTCTAATTTGTTTTTACATGAAGCTGCATAAAAACAACTTTTTCAGACAAATGTCTCGAGTGTATAAATTAGATGGCAtgcaaagaaaaaataaattaagaaattcaAGATGAAAGCCAACAACCTGATTtgctatattttttaaaagctcCAAAATTCCTCTTTGACACAAACAGCTCTACAACTCAAGCAGAGGGAGACAAATAGCAAAAAATGAGAACATGCACGTTTCTATTGACAAACAATGCAACGAAGAACAATGCTCGAGCAGAGCAAGAGCAAAAGAAGGGACAACAATAACATTAAAACTCCGGGTGGTGATAAGATCTACAAATCCTAATAGAAGAGAAAGGAAACACAGCGATGTCAATATAcctaatttaagaaaaattaagaaatgGCAGAGCATTGAGATTGATGAGCAGAAAACTATTCATAAAATTTAAGTCctcaaaaattgaaattataatgTTTCAAGAACATGAAGTGCATAAGGCATTAAACTCATACCAGCTGAAACATTATCAACCCAGAATAATCTTTCATATTTTCAAGAGAATCGCATTCCATAGAAATTATGAGAAGTCAGACTTCCCTTAAATGTAGGTCATCCACAAAAATGTCATTTTCCATTTCATCATACTTGCAGCATTATCCTATTATTGTGGcctctaaaaaataagaaacaaCTATCCAAAAGAAACAACTATTCAACTTCACAAACGCCAACTCTAAGATACCAAGCGAAACCTACTAACCCAAGAATGCTACGGCTTTCATCCAGCACAAAGGAACTAGATCAAAAAGacaactttaaaaaatatacctTCAGATTTAGGTAGATGTGCTGCCAAAGCGTCATGGATCCCATTAGGCTCTATTGATGTCTATACAAAAAGCAGAGGAAAAGAAAATTAGAATGAAGGCAACATAATAGGGGAAAATACGCCTTTTCAcaaccaaataaaataataggAACCTAAAGGTGCACATGCTAACCGCAATCCATTACTATCCAAGACTGAAGAGGCATCCGGATGCCCCCAGACAATTAGTTTGTGGTCCCCACATGAATGTCAAAAAATGCATACAGAATAATCCCACTAAGCACTTTCACAACATTGCTTCCACATACAAATACATGAGGCATTATAAAAACTGCTGCTAAAGGGAAGCAAATATAGAAAAGAGCACCGAAACAGATCTACAATTATAACTTCCATAAAAAGAAAATTCCAGAAAAAGATACTAAGATAAAGAAAAAGAGCATCAACGCTAAAACAAATGCCCACCACAATCATATTATGTACTTCACCTAAACAGTAGTATTCACTTATTCAGCAAGCAATACTCAGTTCATGATTATTGAACAGAATTACATTCTTACTTCCattagaaaatcaaataaaaaaacaaacaagaatACTATAGCATAAATTATCCATATGCTACTAGTCAGCTAGAAATGCTCTGAAGAGCCACATCCAAACAAAAATTGGGTTAAGAAATAAACACCAGGAACAGAGGGGATAAGTTACAAGAGCAGATGAGAGGAGACCAAAAACGGAATAATTCCCCAGTCCTATACAATCAAACTACAGAGATAACTTTTTATGAAGAAAGATAATGAATAGAAAAAAACAATAAGATGCTTGCCACATGAATCTTCCAGAGAGAAAAGTAATCGATATGATAAGATTACCTTTTGAATTACCTCAGTCGAATTTTCTGGTTCTTCATGTACACGTTGATCTACTTTAAATTCGTCCAACAACATCCCCCCGTCACTTGAATATTCCTCAGAAGAACAAATTATTTTGTTATCGCGCAGAATTCTAACATTGTTTTTTGTTCTTCGTCGTGGGGGGACTGACCTTACCACAACATGATCTGTCATGTCAGACTCTGATAACGTTATACCATCAGAAAGATCATTTGCTTCCATTTCAGTCTTAGATAAAACAGTGACTTTTTGAACTTTCATATTCTTATGTGAGGTGCCCAAATAAGCATGATTTCTAAGCCATTTGACTAATTTGCATTGCATTTCAGGCACTAAACTATCTTCCTGCAGGAAAAGGATCATTAAgtctaaagaaaaaaaatcagaaaaaataaattgcatAATAAAGCATCATCATTTGAACATTACATCAAGTGTTGAACGTAATGACTCAGGTGAGATGCCAATGTCCAATTCTAAATCTTTCAGATTGACTTTTCCACGGTCAATTAgctgcaagaaaaaaaaatatgcttAACTGAAATTGGGTGATTTGATGAAAATGTCAACTGAAATATCTGATGAGAGACAGCTGATGTATCTACAGAAACATAATATCTTACCTTTTTCAAAATAAGAGTAACATTTAGTGAATCTGGAAGGTTAACAGCCTCGCCGTCACTTCTCTCAGACATATCAATGTTACTGACCTGGTCCCCATCTGCAGATTCTGAGATAAGCACATCATTTGATCTGGAATCGGACAATACAATTTCCCGTGATGCACTATCACCAGATATATCAGAAATGATATTGGGTGTTTCTATAAGGACAGCAACTTTATCTCCATTTCGACCAATCCTCAAATTATGTTGTTTATTGGTTGAGTCACTGCTGACAGCTTTATTTCCTAATTGCAGATTAGTTCTGCCCTCAGGCAATTCTGAGTGCTTGAAACAAAAAGCCCGTAATTCAACCTGTAAAAACATTTGGAACCACCACATGTAATCTATGAGGAGAACTCGTTAAGATGGCACTCTTACCTTATTAACACAAGCATAGCAAAAAGCCAGTGATTTACATACTGAATTGAAGACTTCTTGTCTCTGTTGTATGAATAAAGCAAGTAAAATAaaaagcaaattactatgaggCCCGCTACATATGTCATGATTCACACTTTCGtccctcttgtttgaaaatcaaacgatgcGGTCTCTCACTTTTGTTTCCatcaacgatttagtccttccgTCCATTTTTTGTATTAGACAACCGAGTCAAaggactaaattaaaaaaaatcaaaaataacagTGTGGTCCCCAACTTTTGTTTGTGTCAAAGATTTCTTCCCTcgtgtttgaaaattaatttaccctTAAGTCGTTTGACTACTAACATCAAAAATGGATGGAAGGACCAAACTATTGACGGAAACAAAAGTAAGAGAccatatcatttgattttcaaacaagagagactaaagtgtgaattatgacacATGTAGAGGGCTCCAAAGTAATTtgctttaaaataaattgacaaAGTATCACTTTAGCAAAGAAATAGAAGGAACTTACATCCTCAGATCCATGTTTTCCCCACACCTCGATTCTATGTTTTGCCTCCCTTGCACAAATGGGATGAAATGCAAGTCTACAATTTCCTGAATAAACAAACCAACCAGGAAGCCACTGCCATTAGAAGCAAAATCAGCATGCTTACACAAAATTGGAAAGGGAAGCAGTAACAAAAAGGCCAAACATAATTAATCCTGGGGCACATTATAAATATACTGGCAAATGTAAAATGAAAAAACCAGCCAAGCAAGCCAACAGAAATAATTAAAGAACTGAAAATGACACAAAGACAGCTATCatcgaaaaaataaaatctaaaaaaaaaagtgaattgaGGGGTAGAAAGGAAGAAGTAGAGGATGCAGGATGAGGGAAAAAAAGACCAAGCAATTAACCAACAGCAAGAACATAGATAAAGGACCTAGGTTTACTTTACCAAGATACTAACAAGAAGAGCTAGTTCTTGCACCAATCTACAAGAGCACAAAGATGCCGCTTTCAAAGACAACAGGAAGATGAACATGAAAAAAGAGgccaaataaaaacaaaaaactgaAATAAATAACCAAACAAATAGAACTCAGCAAAATGATTCAGGAATAATATTTGAACAAGACACTAAGTAATTACCATTAAAAGCAAATGCGATTAAACTTTCACTAGCAAAATGTATTAGTTAGTACAATAGTAAAGTTTGGGCTTGCAGAAGTATGGAATAAAATCTTAGGAGTTAATTATTGTCAGAAAGTGTAAAACAGTAGCCAAAACAGCTAAATTTTAGCAATATCACAAATACAATGTAGCCATACAGACCCctagttttataatttatgcAAGCATTTGCGCTCATAAGAACAAAATATGGCAATAAACATCCATCTGAAAGACCAGGTAGCGAGAAATAGTGTCCAACATAAGCCCAAGTCACAACTAGGCACTAGATGCAGCAAAAAAAGCTTACCCCTGGCAACAGCTGATTTCAGAAACGAACATAGCAACTGCAGCTTATAATGTATGGTTATGAAATGGATTGTGTGAGGGGAAAAACAACAGCAGTTACACCATAAAACACTGTATGCAGCAGGTTATCTGAATTCATTTTGCAGTGTAAAGTCCGCACAAGTAACATAAATCCAAGACGGTGTACGGACCAAATAGATAAAAGAAATTGCGaacagaaaaacaaataaagGAGCAGAAGAACACACCATTACTGCAGCGAACACAAACACCGTGCTTCACCTTGCATACACTGCACACTGATTTCCATCGTGTTTCCGGTATTAAATTCACACCCATTATGTTTTCCATCTTTGTTAACACCTCAACAAAGACCTCGGGCATCCATAAAGAGCAAAACAAATGAACAAACTCAGTAACAGAGTCGCCATTTTCTGGCCTAATAGGTTTTAGAGCACCAGCCTGCTTTGGGCAAAGAACACAAGGCTGCTTCACTGAATAGTCACCATCCGTCCTGAACTTACACCAGGAACACAGCCAATATTCATCTATATCCCCTTGCACACCATAACAGTTCAAATGAACAGCAACCTTACAAGAAGAACAAACAACTAATGGATTTGACTCATCACTGATCTCGCTCTTGCAGCAAAAATCACATAATGATGTATTCCCTTCACAAGGTGAGCCCACCAGAACCTTCTCCAAACCTGCATCCGTACCTAAGAGTTTCCTCCTCTTCGATGGCCGTTCTGAAGTCAAAACAGTCCTACTTCTACACCCTAATAGCCACTCTAAGCAGCTAGAAGAAGTTGAATTGGCAGAAACCTTTCCTTCCTCATGAACCAAACAATCTGCACTATCCTCAGGTACACACTTAGCTCTGTCACTTTGAGCTCCAACACTATCAATTTCCATGAACTGTTCTTCTTCTTGCTTTACCTCATTCTTTACTTGAACTTCAGTCCCATGTTCATTTCCATTCTTCATAACTAAACTGGTATCTGCAGTCTCCTGGGCATTTCCACTGTCGCAATTCAGGGTCAGGTTACTATCATTTTTCTCATTTCCAACATTAGGAATCGAAAAACACTGACTAGTACCTAAACACTTAAGGGAAGAAGACAATTCGTACAAAGCATCAATATCTGGCAATGCTACATCTCTAAAGTAATCCTCAGTCTCAACCCAAATATTTCCTCCTTTAGAACGGTTGGAGgatgacttttttttatcagaagTAGAATGTGATCTCTTATGTTTCTTTCTACTGCTATCAGATTGCTTGAGAAGGTTAGCTAATCCACCAGGCAAAGTTGTTACACTTGAACTGCCCGACCCATCCTCGGGGACATCAAATGGAGAGCGTTCACTTAATGCCTTACGTGCCTGAGAGAAGAAATCAACGTTATTAATTGGAGCGGTCTGCTTCTGTTTTAGAGAATTTTCAGGTTGGGTCGCCGGAACCCTAGTATTAAGGCGGCAAGGCCTTTCGTCGGTGCCGCAACCTCCGTCAGGACACCTACCCATCATCTTCTTCCGCCGGGGACATCTGCCTCCGGTCATTTAATACGCCATCCCCCACCACCGCCACCAGCATATGCTGATAATTTCATAACGGAAACCTAAACCCTAATTTCTAATTCctaaccaaaata
This region of Mercurialis annua linkage group LG1-X, ddMerAnnu1.2, whole genome shotgun sequence genomic DNA includes:
- the LOC126665739 gene encoding uncharacterized protein LOC126665739 isoform X6, whose amino-acid sequence is MTGGRCPRRKKMMGRCPDGGCGTDERPCRLNTRVPATQPENSLKQKQTAPINNVDFFSQARKALSERSPFDVPEDGSGSSSVTTLPGGLANLLKQSDSSRKKHKRSHSTSDKKKSSSNRSKGGNIWVETEDYFRDVALPDIDALYELSSSLKCLGTSQCFSIPNVGNEKNDSNLTLNCDSGNAQETADTSLVMKNGNEHGTEVQVKNEVKQEEEQFMEIDSVGAQSDRAKCVPEDSADCLVHEEGKVSANSTSSSCLEWLLGCRSRTVLTSERPSKRRKLLGTDAGLEKVLVGSPCEGNTSLCDFCCKSEISDESNPLVVCSSCKVAVHLNCYGVQGDIDEYWLCSWCKFRTDGDYSVKQPCVLCPKQAGALKPIRPENGDSVTEFVHLFCSLWMPEVFVEVLTKMENIMGVNLIPETRWKSVCSVCKVKHGVCVRCSNGNCRLAFHPICAREAKHRIEVWGKHGSEDVELRAFCFKHSELPEGRTNLQLGNKAVSSDSTNKQHNLRIGRNGDKVAVLIETPNIISDISGDSASREIVLSDSRSNDVLISESADGDQVSNIDMSERSDGEAVNLPDSLNVTLILKKLIDRGKVNLKDLELDIGISPESLRSTLDEDSLVPEMQCKLVKWLRNHAYLGTSHKNMKVQKVTVLSKTEMEANDLSDGITLSESDMTDHVVVRSVPPRRRTKNNVRILRDNKIICSSEEYSSDGGMLLDEFKVDQRVHEEPENSTEVIQKTSIEPNGIHDALAAHLPKSEGSSDCPSGCTRSEKAELEHTAGILYGDSDMSIVLPDLEKIKENSSLYVHPYIHKKLLQMQSGLFLEDTFYGSEDLRVGETCCLEASSNTGVCCDHQTSHPQCNDLCRFDEVNPEQFVKAKKLGVQEMSPVDEVEGEIIYFQHRLLSNAISRKRFTDNLICKVVKSLPHEIDITRSQKWDAVLVNQYLNDIREAKKQGRKERKHKEAQAVLAAATAAAAASSRISSFRKDVYDESSYQEKFNISNGRAGISSQLLSRTKETLSRVAIPRNSSEKYSEFVQSVSDFSKEHPRSCDVCRGSDTILNPILVCSSCKVAVHLDCYRSVRESTGPWYCELCDELLSSKSSSAGSLDFWEKNYFECGLCGGTTGAFRKSSDNQWVHAFCAEWVFEPTFRRGQVNPVEGMDTVGKGIDHCCICRRKHGVCIKCSYGHCHTTFHPSCARSAGFYMNVKSLNGKLQHKAYCERHGLEQKTKAETQKHGADELRSMKQIRVELERLRLLCERIIKREKIKRDLVLCSHSILSCKRDHVARSVLAHNPFFHPDISSESATTSLKGNIEGYRSCSDAMQRSDDVTVDSNISVLHRVKVTMDTDQKTDDSSTSQSLFNRKPMERTTFAGKQIPHRASLALRNPLDDGEWSSITRKHFETFEKELVMTSDQASMKNQKLPKGYFYIPVDCLPKEKQMSQDLCSGEPLEEQR